AAATAGCCATCTACTCCTACATTACAAATGCATTTAACATACCATGATTATTAGGCTAAACAACATTTAGGAAAAGACAAAATAGTGGCTCAATTTCAGCACAATAGATTTGTGTACAGAATGTTGAAGTGGAAAACAATGACGAGCAAGTAGATAGGAGTACTTTTCTCACCTCAACTACGCTAACCCGGGAAAAGTGTAATCTTTGTTGCCAAACATACTCAGCAAGAACAATACTAAACGGCCACACAAACAACCCCTGTTCTTCCTTCATACTCTGACCCACCATCATCAATCacccaaaattcaaatattgttGGAGTAAAACCGAGAATTCACATTCAATCCGTTAACCGAGgcaaaaaaagtcattttttccaGGCAATTTCTCAACAACGAAATGGAATCGTAAGAGGATATAATATAATCCAGAGGATTATTTAGTGGATATTCATTGACCTCAATGATGGATGGTGATCCAGAAGGACGACGGAACAAAGGGAGATCTGAATGGATACCGACCCAACCCCATGAACTTGTCATCCAAGCTTTGACGTTGGACTTGTATGAATTAGTGAGAGGAAAatcttgaaaaacaaaattaaactacCAAGGACTGTATTATACTACACTATGTCCGTATGGAAAGCGTGTTCCCTGAACGCGAGTTCGGTATTGGTGTAACAAAGCCTTGAAAGTACGATGTGTCCGGGAAATAAGTAACGCGCGCGGGCAAAACGCGACTCAGACTTCTCATCTTCAACATGAGAAGTCTTAAGAAGAAGACTTCTCTCCGTTTTTTGGCAGTTTTGAAACTCATTTTGAGATTAGTTTGATGATCCAATTTGTTCTCATTGTATACTTGGTCGATTAAAATATTAGTGTGAAGTGTAAATTCAATTGAGCACCAAATAGTTATTAATCAGAGAAGATAGATTTCGAAAAAAGGTGAAGAAAAATTAGCTGGGTACACTTGATTACAACCCTTATGAATGCTTCACCTTCTCCTctgtttttggaaaatttcgACATTACTTTCGAATTGTTTTTATGATTTGATTTGTCCACTTTGTAGAACTTATCAATTACAATGATTTGGTAAGGTATCAAGTCGATCCGATACCTCGTGGTGTATAATCGAAGAAGATATTCgtcaaaaaaaatcgaaaaaaagtGAGCCGGCAGCACTTGATTACAACTTTAAaagatttttttccctcctcctGGTCGCAGTGAGTTATGACAACGTCGCCAATCCAAGTCGACCTTCACCTTCCGATCACTGAGTCAGCCGGCAGAGGTGTGTTGGCGGCTCAGGCAATCGGAGCTGGTGAAATCATCCACGCGGCCGCACCCATAGTCTCTTAATCTCTCTACAACAACGGGTGTTTATATTTGTGCCTCATAAGTCTCAGAAACAGAACTACATCTGCAGCCAAGAATGTGAGGAACAATCCGAGGTACAGTGGGTGGTTGTTGCATCTAATTCAATTTCTATTGGCGCACATTCTAATagctttttgggttttgatttttgattttataTGGCTTACGGCATTAGAAATCGATGCAAGGAGTATGCCTCCTACGTGTTTGACATTTGGCTTCTGGAGGAAGTCCTTTTTCGGCCTATGTTTTTTGTGAAGTCTTTTGATTCAATATTGTTACTTAGAAAAAGACTTGAATAAAATATCAACTTCAGGGCTCTCGTTTGCCAGTTCATTGAAAGATATGTTGGACAGATGTGGAAAGCACAAGATGCCTCTTATAAACTTGAACTCCATTTCTGAATCCATAGCTTTCGCGGTTGATTGTGCATGGTAAGGCTTCTACTAGAACCTTGTATTCGAAATGTGAGGTTAGACCAATCTTTATGTTGTACTCCTATAAATCTACAAGAATCATTGTAGACTTGGCTCTTTATAGCTTCAGATCATTTATTGGTTGCTTGTAATGGTTTCACGAATTGCAATGCTTGAGAAAGACATTTCACTatagagaggaagaagatgaatgGGGATCTTAAAGGTGAAGGGCCAGAAATACGAGGATGGAGATGAGGGAGTACATTGTAGTATACATGGTAATATGTGTGGGTGGGACCGAATCTTGCTACTCGTGGAGAAGAGGAGAACATTGGGgctttcctttttatttataGCCTAAGGGCATCTTTTGGTCTTCATTTGGGAGGGAAAATGCTCATTGACATAAGTTTTTGCCAACTACGTGCGTATGGCACATGAACTGTTAAAATGGATGGAGACCTCTAAACCAAGCGGGGGTTATGTGGTCAAGTTTAAACCTCAGGGGTAAAGAGCGGGTAAAATGGACTTTTCCCAGATTTGTTACGTATTGTGGTCTAGTACTTTTGCACTAGACTAATGTGCTTTCGTAAATGTCACGTTGAAGTTGTATGGTGTCCTGATGAACATTATAAACCCCTGTTGTGTGGAGTTTAGAATTGATGAAACCACTATTTGAGGTCCTCCTTGACTTTGACATTTTTAGAAGTTATATACGAATACCATACCGGTTTTGTTCTTTAACTTGGGCCTAGTTTCTTGGAAGGTGCCTTCTTAACTTATCCCCTTTCCCGCAACGTAAAATGTTACAGTAGTATTTGAAGAAGAATGAACCATGGTTCAGGTCGATTTGTAATAGGGAACAACCTGGCAATGTGATATGGTTAGAATTTATATATCCAAAAGCTCTCTCTTTTGGTATTTGCATATTGACTTTTTAGTCTTGAGAACAATTTATGAGTTAGAAATGTTTTCTTAGAAGTTAATTTCGGTAGAGTACCCTGGCTTTTTTCATTCTTAAAGTAACAGGATAGTAAGAGTTCCTTTTCGGATTTGGAAATCCTATAAGAGATGGTTTTGAATAACACAAGTTAGGGAGACCAATATTTGTAGTGTGTTTGTTTCTATAGACTTAATCATTTTTAGATGTATATATGTCCTTTAAGAGAGTAATTAAGCAATTACAAGGACCAACATTTCTTTATGTTGGTTTCACTTGAGTTAAAGCTTCCCATATTAGAAATCaggtttttgtactttttttatcGTCATTTATATGTGTTGTTTTCTCGACATGCTGTAGTTTCTTAGCAGTATTTCTGCATCACTTAATTAGTTAGCAGACTAAGTACTTTAGTTTCTAATTGTCCTTTCCTTGGGCAACTAAACTAGCTGTGAAGAGAAGACAATTCCAAACTTGTGTAGTCAGAAATGTATTGGTGTCCAGTGTCGTCTGCTGAGAAAATTGCTTTGCTCTATAGGCAGTTGATTTGTAAGTATTATTGAGCTCATTTCTTCCTAAAGGGCGCCAGATTATATCTGTTGCCGTCTATCCATCTGAGTTTGGACTAAAGTGTATGGAAGAGGAAGCAGTGCATGGTCCAGTACTCCTATTTGATGACGACAAAGAGCAGAATGAAAGTGATGATGAAATCAATGTTAAGAAACTGCATGAATATGAATTAAGTAGGCTAAGGTAAATACCTGATGCTGTTGCTTTTCCCATGCATGAGATATATAGATTAGTATTAGCTTTGCTAGCATACTTGTACATAACATCGTTTTGTTGTTTGTTCATCTGAGAAAATAAACTGCTGTCTTGTGCTCAAATGATTACTAATGCTTCGTATTTTTGCTCAATTAATCTGTGAGATGTGAGATACGAGTACGAAAATTAAAACCTCTTCCTTTCTGATGTTTTGTGGCCTTGTAAGAAAAACATTATGTAAACGGGAAAAAAGTTTAACCAAAATCATGCTTCTGCTGACATTTTTCTGCTCTGAACTGAGGAGAGCTTTGGTGAAACTTTTGTATTACAAATTTGGagggttttccattttttgttttaactGGAGGAAGTTTAAACCTTTTAGTCGTTTCTTTGTATTTTGAAGTTATGACTACAGCAGGATTCATGCTTAAGAAAGATTCCTCAATGGATTATGCCTATTTACTAATTGGAGACGTAAAATTTCTAGCTCTTTTTCCTTATCTTTTTTCTGACATACATGCAAGGAAATAATCTTATCTTGTTATCTTATAAAGTGTGCAACGCTCACCATATAATACTTTCATTATGTTCATCTTGTAATGTTTTTCGGGTACTATTATGCAGTCGTGGATTGCGATTCCATAGCTACTGCAGATTATCTTCATAAAAGTTACGATGGAATTGCGTTCGAATGATCATCAAATAAGCTAGACTTGAGATTTATTCCGGACTCCATGGAATTTAAACATCCCCCTTGTGATGCCACAACTGAGGTAATTTTTGCAGCTATTATATGAtctgttttgaaaaaaagaacattGATATTTTCTGATAAGCAAGTTTAGGGGATTGGACTGAATAAGTTTGTCAGGGAATGCAACCGAAGCTACTAGTGGGTCCCATTTGGGGACAgaatattgattttttaatgctCTCAATGTGATTCTTGGAAAAGATGTAGGACTGATCCTGTAGATGGCGGCTACTTGTGCTACAAGCCTACAATCATGTGTAGACGCCAATAGaaattagtaattgattttgttttttacatCTTAATTAGTGCTACCCCTACTAATTGACGGATGTTTTCATTTATGCTTCTATCTCTCCTTGTCTCACCACACATGCATCTTAACATTCTCATTTTAGAGCTTTGCGTTCTCTTAGTTGCCGAATACAAagttttttcatatttttcctaTTGTGATAAAATGGCTTAATATCCGGTGGATAGCTATAGTATTTGTGGCTTTCCAAAATCCTTTTTCTTCTCTATGTCATGAATGATGAATTAGTTTGTTCATTTCCTGATTAACTCTCCTCTTTTTATGAACCTTCTATCAAACTGTCTCTATACAATCAGTTACCAAGTCTCACTTCAATCTTTCGTTTGTATATGGCTCCCCAGCCGATGTATATAGAAATCACGTTGTTTACTGTTCCATTAAGATATCCAATCGTCCTGCAAGCAGTTCGAGATTTGTTATTTTGAAGGCAATAATTGGCATCACCGCAACCTGTACGTCTCATGCAgctctttttctttctaatgATATTTTCTGTTCTTTGGTCTTCACCTAGGCTATTGTGAGCCTGCTCTGCCTCAGATTAACCTCAAAGTTATTATTTACATTGTCATTTCTACATTTGGGCTAGGCCTCAGCAAACTATGAAGGTTTAGATTTCCAGACTTGAGCATTACAGCGAAGTAACATTCATCTCACATGGGAAGATGATGAGCCACAATGCGCAAAGGCATTAAAGAGGAAGTTTAATAGTGACcaggttggttttttttttttttttttttcctgtttgaGTGTTTTTTATCCCAAATTTCTGCACTTTCTCCGCACTCGTATCTGGGCGTGGCTAATTTTTTCCAACAATGGCTGTTTAAAATAAAGACTAGAATGGTAagaagcaacaaaaaaatttggaggaGAGACTTTTGAAACTCAAAATAGTCACCTTTGTGTGATCTTAATTTGAAGAGATTTTCATGTATGATCATCTCTCCTCCTATTTTGTTACTCCATTTTTTGCCCGTCGTGCCATTAATTGGATCAACAAATAACATATTCCATGAATATTTGTTGTAGTACTTCAATTAAAAGATCATTATTAGTTCTATAGACAGTCGTTTTTCAAATCATATGAGAAAAGATGAATATGGATAATATGGAcaaagtttttgtttgtattgagtgaaaatgaacaaacaaaatgggatggagggactGTTaccttttctttccctttctgaTTCCAATTATGTTTCCCTATATCTGGCCGAAATGGAATTGAAAGAATTTCTGGCTTCTGATGAGAGTGAATCTGACGAAGATGAAAATGACAATGCCACAGAAGACAAACCTCAAAAGAAACATAAGAAACAAGATATGATCCCTCTACTCCAGTCTGGTGAAGATTCTGATGAGGACAATGAAGATGGTCAGGATATGGAGGTCACTTTGTTTCCCTATCCAACTTTTTAGTGACATTACAATTGGTTTTCCTTAACATTTTTCTGCTCTGGTCACCGATAATCAAGGAACAAAATCTAGTTACGTTTCCAAAAAACGGTCAAAATGTTTGTGTTTCCTTGGAGACTGAAACGAAATATAAGTGGCTGAAACAAAATGTTTCTGATATGTTTCAGTGTTTCCACTGACACGTGACGAAACTTACTGAAACATGTTGGAATTGTGTGAAACATACTGAAACATTGAACTGTTTTGACGCCTATTAGAATTATTCAACAATGGCACGTTGATAACATCCCCAAGTCATTTTCACATTTCCATTATGTTCAGGCTACATTTCTGAAACATATCAGAATGTTTTCGAAACATTTCCTTTTCCTAGCTAACTGAAATAACATACAGAACCAAAATTTTGGTCCTTGTCAATGACTATTCTGATTTCTGATCCTTGGAAGAACTGATAAATAATTACCTATCATGGCTACCTGTTCTAGGAGTTCCTTACCGCATATTTATTGCTTATGAACTGAGTTTTGGTTTTGCAGGAGTGCGACTTATGCTCAGCAGTTAGCACAGAAGCAACGCAAGGGTGACCAAGAAGTACTGGGGTCAAAACAAGCTCAGTTGCCTTATGATGACCTAAAGACGGAAAAAAATGAGTTTGTACAGTCTGATGATATGTCctcaaagaaaaaagagaagtatGAACTATCTTCGCTTGTTAGGTCAATTAAGATGAAGTTGAAACAAGTTCAAATACCCACCGATAGTAAGATCTCAGGAAAAACTGGAAAATCGGGATCCAAGGCCAGATGGTTAAAGAAGGATGTTTTCGATTGGTTGGCAAGGTAGGCTGGAGTTCTGCTAAATTAAACTCTGGAAGGCATGCTTGCTTTGGGTTTGTAATGGAAGCAAAGCAAAAGAAATGGAACTGGTGCTTCAAGTAACCAAGGGGCTGcacaagaagagagagattattACTGTTTTCTTGTAATATGTATTTTAGTTTTATCAGTGATCTAGAATGGATTTGCTGAATGTTAGGATCTTCGTTGGAAACCAGAATTTCTAGCCTGAAAGCTAAGATCTAGAGAAGTTGAAGCTTTCTTATAAGATTTTGTCTGTCGAGCACATCTTTAAGCAATGTAGCTGAGAAAATTTTGAACGCAAGTTAGATGATTTCATACTTTTTTTGGGTTCGGCTTAAGAGAAGAAACACTAGTACAAAACATGCAATTGCTTGCATGTGATCGaaaaggtatttttttttggtttggcaATTGCATCTTCTAATTAGTTGTTCAAGTTGTAATCATTATTCATTAgcatttcattttcctttgCTTGGTCATATAGACAAACCACGGGAAAAGAAAATACGAATGGAAAATGCTTGGAACACAAATGTCCAGACATAGATCCAGACACATGTTCAAGAGCCGTTTGATGTGTATCAGACGATTTTAAATATATCAATGTGGATATTTATGTCAATTGCAAAACGCACTGAACCATCTTTTCACAATCGAAAATGATACGATACCCAGTCATGAAGTTTTCTGCATTGGTATTAAAGATTAACATCTTTAGGGACAATTTCAGAATGCACATTTATACAGGCTGCAACTCATAATAAAGcagagaaaattgagaaaatagcTTGGAAAACCTTCCTCCAATAAAGAGATTCAGGTTCGAATGTCCTTAACACACCTATCAAACAAGGAAGTTAAAAATCCATAACAAAGTGAATTGGCTGGTAAACCAGCTGCAGCCATTTGTACATGgtctcttttcttgttttctagaAAATTGACTAAAGCTTCAAGTCTTCTTGGCTTGAGAAGGCATTCCACAACTCCTTCTGGCTCTTATTgtgagaagaggaagagaagatTCATTGCAACTTCACGGATTCAAGATGGAGTCATCAAGAAGAGTAATGATCAGTGATAACCCATTTGAAGTGAGAACAGACGTCTCAACAAATTCTTCTCAAAACACTAGGCTGGCCTCCTCAAAATATATGAGGTGCTGGGCTTtcgatgcaaaactaacaagtTGGTGATAATGGGCAGTACTTCAAGTTGGGGCGCCCGGTTTCATCAATTAAGAACATAGTTCCATTTCCGTTTGAAGCAAGTGTTTCAAGGACTCCAGAGCATTTTGCGAATATGACTTGCGTAGATGGAACGAAAAGGATTAACTTCAGATGAAGAGGAACCCAACCGGCTGCACAGACGCGATTCTTGTTTACTTGGCAGCCTGGTAGCTTAACCAATGCAGATAAAGCCAACTCTTTAGATTCACTATTTCTAGATGCCATTTCAAGCAAAGGGGGCATCTCTCCTGATTCACCAAGTAGCTTTATGTTTGTTCATTAAGTTCCATGCGAACAGGTGCTCTCACCATTTACATTCTTCACTTCTTTGACCCTGGAGAGTTCAAGACTGACAATAACGTCAAACAAgttccacaaaaataaaaataaaaattcaaccaTCGGCACAACTTTTCATTTATGATGATTGATTTTTGGAAGTATTGTATCGCATGAccatgagaaaattgaaaaactagtCAAATTCGTTTTAGACTTGGTTCACGATCATGGTTAAGATGGTTCCTGTTGGTATGAAGTCCATCGTGGCATCGGTTTTTCAAAGGCAAGTCCTATTTGAACCAAAGAGGAGTTCATGTCCGTTACAGCATACTCTTTGTTCTTCGAAAAACTTCCTCCATTTTTCTACGGCACCGAGCATTTTTAGGCACCTAATTGGCGCAGAACATTAAAACAAGCCTTGCACAGGAAAAAACTTTTCAACCATGAAAAATAGTCACATGCATGCTTATATTGAGCAAGGAATAAGATGAGATATCCAAAGAAGTACACTAGAATATCAACCAAGGTACTTCTCATCTCATGTTCCTGTCtcactttttatttgggtaagTGATGGCAAGGGGCATTCTCGGGATGAAAACAACCACCCGGCCATACCTGCGTACAAATAAGATTTTCAGCAAATCCATTGGATGGGATTGATACCCATGGTTTTGTTCTTCACCTGTGAGAGGATTCAGAGGAAAGGGACAAAAACTTTCCAAGTGCATATCACAATTGTATGAGATCTGAAGCAGCATTACTTCCACTGCTAATACTCATAGGTGGCCAAGCCAAATCCAAAGCCAATTATGAGTCGAGGTAAATATCATCTACAGCATCAGAACTTGAACTTCCAAATAGACAACTAGACCCTGTGCTCTTTTACGGAACATGATATTTGGGAGTCTCGTTGTTGCCGGTCGCAAAATTTTCTTCGCCCATTCCTTTCTGCGTTTTGTTGGAAGAAAAATGTTAAAATAACTTTTATTTGCGCAAGCAACAGGAAAAATACATGTACAAACATTGTATATATGTTTTCACATGTGTTTAAATCATGGATGCAGCAGGGAAAGTAAGGAATACCCGTGGATCCCAAGTTGACAAGAATTAGATTATTTGTTTGTACGATTGGAAGAAGGGTATAAGACAAAATTGCCGCAGGCACAACCACAGGTTGAGCCTATCCTTGCCATTGTCGATAGATGTTTAAAACAACCTACAACATAAATCTAGTTCTCCAAACAAAAGTAGTGGAACAGTGGTTGAAACTTTGGATGATTTTGAAGATCTAACTTTTGAGGATGCACCCCAACTAGTCTCCGTGGTTAAATCTTCCCATACTAGGAAAGAAAGCATATCTAGCATGGTTATCAGGATGAAAAATGCTGACAGCCCTTTAGTACAGATATGGGACATCCAAGTTGGCCTTCAGACCCTTCGTTGACAATAAGGCGCATCAAGTACCCAATCTGACCATTTGCAGTATCTACTAAAAGTTAAAGACTCAAAACGACCAAGGAATAGCTGCGGGGATTGTTCTTCTCAGCAATTTGCAAATGGGATTGACAatgtaaaaacaaataaattggtaGATCACTGAGCACGAAGAAGATTGCTCTATAGGCATGAAGCCACTTCATTATCTCGACATTTAATCCAGCAGAGGAAGGTGGAGGGAGCAATTCCGATTTGTCCCGCACAATATTTTAGGGCACATCCTGAAATTCTACAAAGGGCTAAGAGAAGCATACAAACTTACTACATACTgacaaaaatgaagaacaagtgCACATCATGCCATGTAGAGCGAATATGAGAAAAATCTCCAGTTTAAGTGCCATATTTGGCCTAAATCTTCTAGACCAACTTCTTTTGCGTCTCAATATGTGAAAAAGGAGTTAATAGTCCTTCAATCTGAGCATTCTATCGTAAATTAGATCACTAAAATCTGATTTTACCACGTTTATATGTAGCACCACCTGGTCAAAACTAAATTTGATCGGGCAATAAAGCAAAATAAGTTAACCAAGATCCTCTCAAACGTACTTTTCAAAGAAAGATTTTATATAATTTAGTAAGATCCAGAAAATTCTCTTGCATAAAAAAGCGCTAACGCGCACCTTTTACTAGTCAAGGGTCTTGAAAAGTGTCGTCCATCCACATGCAGACAAATCCATACAAGTTTGTTGCTAGGAGTCTCTCGTTAATCTAGTTGAATCAATGCATGCACACAAATCCATACAAGTTTGCTGTAGGAGTCTATCGTCAATCTAGTCGAATCAATAATACGAGTCATGAGTATGAGGAGGTGGTAACGGAGATGACGACCCGTGAA
This DNA window, taken from Rhododendron vialii isolate Sample 1 chromosome 8a, ASM3025357v1, encodes the following:
- the LOC131299109 gene encoding uncharacterized protein LOC131299109, which translates into the protein MNKQNGMEGLLPFLSLSDSNYVSLYLAEMELKEFLASDESESDEDENDNATEDKPQKKHKKQDMIPLLQSGEDSDEDNEDGQDMEECDLCSAVSTEATQG